The window GATCGGCCGCCGATCGCGCAAAACTGCCACCGGAGTTCGCTTGTTTTGGGGCTAGACGCCTGTACTCCGCGGTTTTCATCAGCACGTTGATCGGGATGGTCTCAGGGGCGGCCATGGTGCCGGTGCAGGCCGCCCTGAGCGGCGTCGCAGCGGTGCCGTTCAGTAAGTTCCTCTCCGTCATGGTTGGATTGCATCTGCTCGTGGCTCTCGGCGAGGCGATCATCACTTTCCTGGTCGTCGGTTATCTGGCCAAGGTGCGGCCACAGTCGCTGGGTAAGGTGGCAGAAAGGCTTGTCTCGGCCGGGGCAGGGCTGAGCAACCGGGCGGTGGTTGCCTCCATCGCGGTCGTGGCCCTGTTGCTCGGGGCGGTCGTGTCGCATTTGGCGAGCGGGTGGGCCGATGCGCTGGAATCAGTGACCGCCCACGAGGAGGCCGGCGATGCCGCGCTGGTCAAACACGATGCCGACCCGCTCATGGTCAAGGTCAGCGAATGGCAGGCTCGGACCGCTCCGCTGCCGGACTACACACTCAGGGATGCCCAATCAGCCGCGTGGACCAGCGTCAGCGGCGTGGTCGGCACCGTTGTGACGTTGTTGATCGTCTGGGTGATCGGCGTATCATTGCATCGGAATCGCAAGAAGCCGGCCGCGAGTGCGAACCCACCGACTTGAACCGTGGCACGGCGGTCTTCTTTCCCCCCTTAACAAGGGGGGACAAAGGGGGGGGGGGTGAACAGCGGGTGGGCTGACCCTCGGAACGCCCCCTGACTCCCTTACCAAGGGGGACACGAGATGCTGATCCATGCACCATCACTATATCGATCATTTCGCCTACGGTGACTCGCCGATCCATCGGCTCGATCCACGTGCGAAGATCCTGGCGGTCGTGGCGTACAGCGCGGCGCTCATATCTCTTAGCCGCTACCAGTTGCCCTCGCCGGGGTATCTGATCCTGCCGGTCGTGCTGCTGTGGTGGAGCGGCACGCCACTATGGTTCGTCGTTAAGCACACTCTGATGGTGTCGCCGTTCATCGTCTGCCTGGTAGCCTTTTCACCGGTTTTCGACAGAACACAAGTACCTTCACCCTTCGGGCCAGGAACTATTACCGGCGGGTGGCTGACAGCCGCAACCGTCCTGATTCGCTTTGTGCTCGGGATGTTTTCTCTGATTGCTCTGGCCAGCACCACGCGCTTCCCCGAATTGCTGAAGGGCCTCGAAGGCCTCGGGGTGCCGAAGGTGCTGGTGACACAATTGCGTTTCTTATATCGGTACCTGTTCCTGCTGGTCGACCAAGCCATGCACCTGCGACAGGCCCGGGCCGCGCGCGACGCCGGGCTCGGACCGATGAAATGGCGATGGCAAAGCGCTGCGGGGCTGGTCGGCATCCTGTTCATCCGCACACTGGAGCAGGCCGAGCGAACGCATCTGGCGATGATCGCCCGTGGCTACGACGGAGCAATTCGTCTGCTCCGGGGGCTCCGGTGGAAACCGCACGATACGCTCTTTCTTACGGGAACGGCCATTTATCTGTTCCTGTTGCGATGGGGCGGGCACCTGGGAGAATGGCTGCGTGGTTGAACCGCTACTGCAAATCGCCGGATTGACCTACGCCTACCCCGACGGTACACAGGCACTGCGCGGGGTTGACCTGGCCGTCAGCGCCGGCGAGAAGGTCGGGCTGGTGGGCCAGAACGGATCGGGCAAAAGCACGCTGCTCATGTGCATCAGCGGGCTTTACACCGGCCAAGGCTGTATTCACTGCGAGGGTTCCGAGTTGACCGGCTCCCGGCTTCGCGAGACGCGGAGGCACGTCGGACTGGTCTTCCAGAGTCCCGACGATCAGCTCTTCATGCCCACGTTGGCCGACGACTTGGCGTTCGGTCCGGTCAATCTGGGACTCGACGCCCACGAGGTCGGCCGACGCGTCGAAGAGGTCGCGGCGCAGATGGGGCTGTCCGAGCTTCTCGACCGTCCGCCACACCATCTGTCGATGGGTCAGAAACGTAATGCGGCAATCGCGTCGGTCCTGGTGATGCGCCCGGCTCTGCTGCTGATGGATGAGCCCTCGAGCAATCTCGACCCCCGTTCGCGAAGGCGGCTTATCGAAGTGTTGAAAAGCCTCCATGCGACGATGCTCATCGCGTCGCACGATCTGGCGCTGGTTGGCACGGTGTGCTCGCGCGTGGCGCTGATTGACGAGGGACGAATTGTAGCCGACGGCCCGGCCGCCGAGATCCTGGGCAACGGCGAGCTGATGGACCGGCACGGCCTAGAGATTTGGCGGCCGGCGAAATGATCGGTAGACTGTCGTCGCATTCTTGCTGGGCCCGGGGTCTGTTCCTGGGGCCCGATTGCACTGCGGTCCAACCGGCCGGATAGACTGGCCGGCTCTGCGGCGTGGGAGCAGGTTCCAGCGGCGCCAGGCTGAAAGCTGACAGTTGTCCATGGACATCCAACAACGTATCACCGAGATCATGAAGCGGGAGGCCGAGGCCATCCTGGCCGTGCGGGTTACGCCGGAGTTTGAAAAGGCCGTGCTTGTCCTCCGTGACTGCAAGGGTAAGGTGCTGACCACCGGCATGGGCAAGGCCGGGCACATCGCACACAAATTCGCGGCCACGCTCTGCTCGACGGGTACGCCCGCCGCTTTCCTTCATCCCGGCGAGGCGGCCCACGGCGACCTGGGGCTGGTCGGCCAGGATGATTGCATCGTTGCCCTTTCCACCAGCGGCAAAACGAACGAAATCATTGAGATGCTCGAACTCGGCCGTCATCTCGGCCTGGCGACGATCATCGGCATCACCTCGCACCCGGACTCGCGACTGCGCGATTTGAGCGACGTCATTCTGGACATGGGCATCATCAAGGAGGCCTGTCCGCTCGGACTGACCCCCTCGGCCAGCATCGCCGTCATGCTGGCCATCACCGATGCCTTGGCCCTGACGCTCATGGAACTCAAGGGTATCACCAGGCACGACTACGGCTTGCGTCACCACGGCGGCTATCTCGGCCGCAAGGCGCGGACGGATAATGTGTGAGCGGCGGTCAGCGATCGGCCATGAGCTTCCGGCTCTTGTGATTGACTTCGGCAGGTTCGGATCTCGGGAATCCTTGAGCCTCACGTTTGACGTCTGCTGAGCTCCGCGAGCTGGGCAACTGGTCAATGACTCGTCTGCGCGGTACAACTCCGCGGTTGTGCGGTACCCGAAAACAAGGCAAAGAGGTGCGACGTATGAAGCTGTGGCTTCCGCTTGTTCTTGCCGCGTCATTGTCCGTTTCGTGTACGCCCGTCACCAGGGAGTGCGACCTTATGGGATTCCGTTCGCCGTCGATTGATTATCGTCCTGCTCCATTCTGGTCCTGGAACGACGATTTGATCGAAGATGAGTTGCGATGGCAGATTCAACAATTCAAGGCCGCCGGCTTCGGCGGATTCTTCATGCACTCGCGTGTCGGCCTGGAAACCGAGTACCTGTCCGACGAATGGTTCGCCAAGATCGGTGCTTGCATCGATGAGGCCCGCCGAATCGGCATGCTGGCATGGTTGTATGATGAGGACAAGTGGGCGAGCGGCTTCGCGGGCGGCTGGCTCAATCGCAGGTTTCCTGAGACGCGCGGCGTCGGACTGGCGGCCACGGCCATCCAGAAAGGCGAGTTGGACAAAGCCTTGGCGGCGCCCGACACTCTCGCCGTATTTGCCATCGACAAGGATGAACGGGGGACGGTCTGCTCCTCCCGCCGACTCAAAACCGGCGATGTACCCACCAACGGCGAGATGATCTGGTGCTACTATGCCCGACCATTCGCCAATGACAATTGGTTCAACGGAGAGACTTACCTTGACATCCTGAACCCGCAGGCCGTAAAGCACTTCCTCGATATTACCATCGACGGCTACCATAAACGGTTCCGAAATGATTTCGGCCGAACCGTTCCGGGCATCTTCACCGACGAGCCCAACTTCTATCCGTGGGTCGGGGCTGACCTGACGGCCATGCCCTGGACCGCGGGAATGGCCGATCTTTTCAAGAGACGATTCGGTTACGACCTTCTGGATCAGCTCGATGCCTTGGCTTTTCGCCGCCCGGGGTTTCAGAAAGTCCGGCACGACTATCATCGTTTCCTTACCGAGAGGTTTGTGGAGTCCTTTGCCAAACCCTATGGTGAATTCTGCGACCGGCTTGGCCTGAAGCTCACCGGGCATTGGTTGTGGGAGGACTCACTGCGATCGCAGGTCATGCACATCGGGGCGGCCATGCCCCACTACGAGTACGAGCAGGTGCCGGGGATCGATCACCTTCGCCGCAATATCGAGGATCCGCTCACGCTCAAGCAAGTGGCCAGCGTTGCTCACCAGTTCGGACGGGACCAGGTGCTTTGCGAGATCTTCGGCGTTTCAGGCCAGGATTTCAGTTTCGAGGACGCCAAGTGGATTGGCGACTTCCATCTGGCACTGGGCGTCAACTACTTCTGCCCGCATCTGACTCTGTACAGCTTCACCGGCGACCGCAAGCGCGACTACCCGCCGACCTTCAGCTATCACCAACCCTACTGGGACCGCATGAGCCTCATCAACGACTACTTCACTCGCGCGGGCTGGGTCACGCGCCAAGGCGAGTTTCAGACTAAGATACTGGTGCTCCATCCGATCGCCAGCGCATGGGCCTTCGTATCGCGATTCGACGATTGCCCCGAGGTCGATTTCTACCACCAGGAGTTGATTTCGTTGCAGAGCGGACTGCTGGGCCGGCATCTGGATTATGACTACGGCGATGAAATGATTCTCGCCCGACATGGACGCGTCGAAGGACGTAACCTGCGAGTCGCATCGCACGGCGTCTACGAAGTCGTCCTCGTGCCGCCCTCGTTGACCTGGACTTCCGAAACCGTCACTCTTTTGGAGGAGTTGCTTGCCGCCGGGGGTCGCGTGGTTTTCGTCGGACAGTTGCCGACAGCGATCGACGGCGAGCCGCGGGGCGATCGCTGGGCCCCGCTGCACGGTCACCCGAATGCCCGCCGGGTGCCGAACGAAACCCAGGCTGTGGCCGAGGTTCTTGAGGAGATGGGGCTTCGGGAAATCAGCGTCACCGGCACGGACGGTCGTGAAATCGAGTCGATCCTCTGCCATCATCGGCGGTCAGGTGACAAGAACATCTACTTCATCTGCAACACGTCTCGCCAGACGGCATATGAGACGAGGATCACGGTGAATGCCGGCGGCTCTGCCCTGTGTTGCGACATGGTCTCGGGTGACATGCGGCCGATCCCCGCGCACGTCAGCGAAGGCCGGTTGATTCTCACCCATCGATTCGAGCCGGTCGGCAGCCTGGCAATCATGGTGGACCCCCAACAGTCCCTCGTCGGCCGCATGGCCGATCACCGGGAGACTGCCCGCGAAATCCTGCAAGGGGACTGGTCTTTTGCACGCACCCATCCCAACACGCTTGTGCTGGACACTTGCCGTTGGGCCATTAATGACGGGCCACTCAGCGAGCCCTCGCCGGTTTGGAAGGTCCGCCGTGCGGCTTTCGACGCCGCCGGGCTCCAGGAGTACCGGGGCATTCAGCCGTGGGTCCTGAGACAGAAGGGAATCGTTCCGGGCAAGACGGCGAAGGTCGAAATGCGGTTCGCGTTCAAGTCTGAAATCGATCAGCCGAACGCCTCCCTTGTGGTTGAGCTGGCCGAGGACTTCCACATCCGGCTCAACGGCCACGAGATCCCGGCGGACCGTTCACAGTGGCAGTGGGACAAGAAGTTCCGCAAGATACCCGTCGGCTCGCAGATTCATAAGGGGGCAAACGACCTGCTGCTGACCGCCGTTTACAGACCAGGCGTCGAGATTGAGGACATCTTTATCGTCGGTGATTTTGCCACCCGGCAGGTTGGCGAGAACAGCTACGTCATCGTACCCGAGCCCGACAGGCTGACGATCGGCGACTGGGGCCCGCAGGGTTACCATTTCTATTCTGGCAACATGGTTTACCGCCGGTCGATCCGATGTGCCCGCCGGCTTGGGCAACGGACGGTGTTGCGACTCAACCAGCCCGCCGGCACGCTCTTCGAGGTTCGCGTCAACAACCAGACGGCCGGTCTGCTCGGCTGGCAACCATGGGAGCTGGATATCACCGAGTTCCTCGGTAGCGAGAACAACGATCTCGAGATCATTGTGTACGGCAGTCTTCGGAACACCTTCGGGCCGCTGCACAACAGGCAGTATCTCGAAAAGGGCAACAACTGGTGGATCGGGCCGGAGGCGTTCGCCGACGAGGCCAACTGGACCGACAGGTATGTGTTCACTCCTTACGGGTTGCTCGGCGGCGCTGAGCTGATCACTTTCGAGTGATCGGGTCAGCACGTATCCTATTGAGTCAGGAGCAAAGACGGGGCGGTGGTTGCCTGGGGGTGATTTCGGAATGGCGATCTCTTTGCCGACAACAGAACAGGACGGGACCGGACTGATCAAATGGGATCCATGGCTCAGGCCCTACGCCGAGGCCCTGCGACAGAGATACGCGCGCTACCGGGCCGGTCTGGACCGGCTTGTATCCGCGTTCGGCTCTCTGGATGCCGCGAGCCGTGGGCACGAGTATTTCGGCCTGAACAAGGGCACCCACGAAGGCCGACCGGGCGTGTGGTACCGCGAATGGGCGCCCGGAGCAACGGGTTTGTTCCTCACCGGCGATTTCAACGGCTGGAACCGCCAATCACACCCCCTGACCAGGGACGAATTCGGCGTCTGGAGCATCTTCCTGCCGGACGATCACTACGCCGATCACCTCACACACGGCAGCAGGCTTAAGGTGCACGTGCACACCCCGACGGACGCCAGAGACCGCATCCCTGCCTACATCCGTCGCGTGACAAATGAGCCTCACTCCGCAGATTGGGCCGGGCAGTACTGGACTCCACCCGAACCCTATGTCTGGAAGCACGTGCCCCCGCAGGCTCGCAGCCCTCGCATCTACGAGGCTCATGTCGGTATGGCCACAGAGGAGGAGCGGATCGGCACCTATCAGGAATTCACACGGAACGTTCTGCCACGAATTGCGGAGGCCGGGTACAACGCCGTTCAACTGATGGCCATTCAGGAACATCCATATTATGCCTCGTTCGGCTACCACGTGAGCAATTTCTTCGCTCCTTCGTCGCGGTTCGGGACTCCGGAGGACCTCAAGGAACTGATTGACACGGCTCATGGGCTGGGACTGCTGGTCGTCCTTGACATCGTGCACAGCCATTCCGTCAAGAACGTCAACGAGGGGCTCAACCGATTCGACGGGACGGATCATCAGTACTTTCATGCCGGCCCAAGAGGTGAACACCCGGCATGGGATTCGCTGTTGTTCGATTACGGCAAGACGGAAGTTCTACGTTTTCTGCTCAGCAACGTGCGGTACTGGCTGGAGGAATTCCGGTTTGACGGCCTGCGATTCGACGGCGTGACCAGCATGATGTACCTGCACCATGGTTTCAGGAACTTCTCTTCATATGACGACTACCTGATCCACGACATCGACACCGACGCGGTCGTCTACCTGCAACTGGCCAACCAGGTCGCTCACGAGGTGAATCCAAAGGCTATCACGATCGCGGAGGACGTGTCGGGCATGGTCGGACTTGCCCGGCCCCTTGATGAAGGAGGCATCGGGTTCGACTACCGGCTGGCCATGGGGATCCCCGACTACTGGATCAAGCTTCTCAAAGAATACCGCGATGAACAGTGGAATATGGGGGAGATCTGCCATACCTTGACCAACCGCCGACCGGCCGAGAAGCACATCGCTTACGCGGAGAGCCATGACCAGGCGCTGGTCGGAGACAAGACCATCGCATTCCGGCTGATGGACGCCGACATGTATTGGCTGATGAGCAAGGCCGTCGGGTCGAACCTGGTCATCGAGCGCGGCGTGGCGTTACACAAGATGATTCGTTTGATCACATTCGCCCTCGGCGGCGAGGGGTATCTCAATTTCATGGGCAACGAGTTCGGGCATCCGGAGTGGATCGATTTCCCCCGAGAGGGCAACGGGTTTTCCTACAAGTACGCCCGGCGACAGTGGTCCCTGTGCGACGATCCGTTACTGCGGTATCGTGACTTGGCGGCGTTCGACCGCGAGCTTCAGGCTCTTGATGAGCGGTGTGACTTGCTCGCCGCTTCCAACACCGAGATTATTCACACCGACGAGGCCGCCAAGCTGATCGCCTTTCGGCGCGGTTCGTTGGTGTTCGTCTTCAATTTCCATCCGACCGACTCGCATCCCAACTATCGGATCGGGGTGCCCGAGCCAAGCGACTACAAAGTCGTCCTCAACACGGATGACTTCTGGTTCGGCGGCCACGGAATCGTTGCCACGGGCCAGATCTACCCCTGTCAGTACCAGCCGGCTCATGGTCGGAACCAAAGCATTCAGATCTACCTTCCGACCCGAACGGCACAGGTCCTCGCGACAATGCCAACCGGCTGAAAGAAGCTGTCGGCCGGTTGTCAAGGTCGAGTGTGCCTCCCACACCGTGAGTCGCCTCATTGCCGGCCGGACGGTGGCAGGCAGGCCTCAGAATCAGAACGGATCGGAGAAGTCGCCGCTGGAGACCGCAGCGGCGGGCTGGACGGGCCCAGGCGTCGGGGCCTGGGAGCCGGCAGTTCCGACGGAACTCGGCAGCGTCTGGCTTGAGCTTTCCTGCGCCGACGGCTGCGTCGTGCCCGACTGCTCTCTGTCCTGAGCTTCACGGGCCTCCTTGGCAAGCTGCTCGACGGACTTGGCGTTGATGAAGAACTCGGCGATGTCCGCGTCCGCGGGCGAACGTTGCTTTATGCCCTCAAAGGTCTGCTTGGAATGCGTCCGGTCGCCGATGAAGTGCTGGATGAACCCCAGCACCAGC of the Phycisphaerae bacterium genome contains:
- a CDS encoding PDGLE domain-containing protein, coding for SAADRAKLPPEFACFGARRLYSAVFISTLIGMVSGAAMVPVQAALSGVAAVPFSKFLSVMVGLHLLVALGEAIITFLVVGYLAKVRPQSLGKVAERLVSAGAGLSNRAVVASIAVVALLLGAVVSHLASGWADALESVTAHEEAGDAALVKHDADPLMVKVSEWQARTAPLPDYTLRDAQSAAWTSVSGVVGTVVTLLIVWVIGVSLHRNRKKPAASANPPT
- the cbiQ gene encoding cobalt ECF transporter T component CbiQ — translated: MHHHYIDHFAYGDSPIHRLDPRAKILAVVAYSAALISLSRYQLPSPGYLILPVVLLWWSGTPLWFVVKHTLMVSPFIVCLVAFSPVFDRTQVPSPFGPGTITGGWLTAATVLIRFVLGMFSLIALASTTRFPELLKGLEGLGVPKVLVTQLRFLYRYLFLLVDQAMHLRQARAARDAGLGPMKWRWQSAAGLVGILFIRTLEQAERTHLAMIARGYDGAIRLLRGLRWKPHDTLFLTGTAIYLFLLRWGGHLGEWLRG
- a CDS encoding ABC transporter ATP-binding protein, which translates into the protein MVEPLLQIAGLTYAYPDGTQALRGVDLAVSAGEKVGLVGQNGSGKSTLLMCISGLYTGQGCIHCEGSELTGSRLRETRRHVGLVFQSPDDQLFMPTLADDLAFGPVNLGLDAHEVGRRVEEVAAQMGLSELLDRPPHHLSMGQKRNAAIASVLVMRPALLLMDEPSSNLDPRSRRRLIEVLKSLHATMLIASHDLALVGTVCSRVALIDEGRIVADGPAAEILGNGELMDRHGLEIWRPAK
- a CDS encoding SIS domain-containing protein, with translation MDIQQRITEIMKREAEAILAVRVTPEFEKAVLVLRDCKGKVLTTGMGKAGHIAHKFAATLCSTGTPAAFLHPGEAAHGDLGLVGQDDCIVALSTSGKTNEIIEMLELGRHLGLATIIGITSHPDSRLRDLSDVILDMGIIKEACPLGLTPSASIAVMLAITDALALTLMELKGITRHDYGLRHHGGYLGRKARTDNV
- a CDS encoding glycosyl hydrolase, coding for MGFRSPSIDYRPAPFWSWNDDLIEDELRWQIQQFKAAGFGGFFMHSRVGLETEYLSDEWFAKIGACIDEARRIGMLAWLYDEDKWASGFAGGWLNRRFPETRGVGLAATAIQKGELDKALAAPDTLAVFAIDKDERGTVCSSRRLKTGDVPTNGEMIWCYYARPFANDNWFNGETYLDILNPQAVKHFLDITIDGYHKRFRNDFGRTVPGIFTDEPNFYPWVGADLTAMPWTAGMADLFKRRFGYDLLDQLDALAFRRPGFQKVRHDYHRFLTERFVESFAKPYGEFCDRLGLKLTGHWLWEDSLRSQVMHIGAAMPHYEYEQVPGIDHLRRNIEDPLTLKQVASVAHQFGRDQVLCEIFGVSGQDFSFEDAKWIGDFHLALGVNYFCPHLTLYSFTGDRKRDYPPTFSYHQPYWDRMSLINDYFTRAGWVTRQGEFQTKILVLHPIASAWAFVSRFDDCPEVDFYHQELISLQSGLLGRHLDYDYGDEMILARHGRVEGRNLRVASHGVYEVVLVPPSLTWTSETVTLLEELLAAGGRVVFVGQLPTAIDGEPRGDRWAPLHGHPNARRVPNETQAVAEVLEEMGLREISVTGTDGREIESILCHHRRSGDKNIYFICNTSRQTAYETRITVNAGGSALCCDMVSGDMRPIPAHVSEGRLILTHRFEPVGSLAIMVDPQQSLVGRMADHRETAREILQGDWSFARTHPNTLVLDTCRWAINDGPLSEPSPVWKVRRAAFDAAGLQEYRGIQPWVLRQKGIVPGKTAKVEMRFAFKSEIDQPNASLVVELAEDFHIRLNGHEIPADRSQWQWDKKFRKIPVGSQIHKGANDLLLTAVYRPGVEIEDIFIVGDFATRQVGENSYVIVPEPDRLTIGDWGPQGYHFYSGNMVYRRSIRCARRLGQRTVLRLNQPAGTLFEVRVNNQTAGLLGWQPWELDITEFLGSENNDLEIIVYGSLRNTFGPLHNRQYLEKGNNWWIGPEAFADEANWTDRYVFTPYGLLGGAELITFE
- a CDS encoding alpha amylase C-terminal domain-containing protein — encoded protein: MAISLPTTEQDGTGLIKWDPWLRPYAEALRQRYARYRAGLDRLVSAFGSLDAASRGHEYFGLNKGTHEGRPGVWYREWAPGATGLFLTGDFNGWNRQSHPLTRDEFGVWSIFLPDDHYADHLTHGSRLKVHVHTPTDARDRIPAYIRRVTNEPHSADWAGQYWTPPEPYVWKHVPPQARSPRIYEAHVGMATEEERIGTYQEFTRNVLPRIAEAGYNAVQLMAIQEHPYYASFGYHVSNFFAPSSRFGTPEDLKELIDTAHGLGLLVVLDIVHSHSVKNVNEGLNRFDGTDHQYFHAGPRGEHPAWDSLLFDYGKTEVLRFLLSNVRYWLEEFRFDGLRFDGVTSMMYLHHGFRNFSSYDDYLIHDIDTDAVVYLQLANQVAHEVNPKAITIAEDVSGMVGLARPLDEGGIGFDYRLAMGIPDYWIKLLKEYRDEQWNMGEICHTLTNRRPAEKHIAYAESHDQALVGDKTIAFRLMDADMYWLMSKAVGSNLVIERGVALHKMIRLITFALGGEGYLNFMGNEFGHPEWIDFPREGNGFSYKYARRQWSLCDDPLLRYRDLAAFDRELQALDERCDLLAASNTEIIHTDEAAKLIAFRRGSLVFVFNFHPTDSHPNYRIGVPEPSDYKVVLNTDDFWFGGHGIVATGQIYPCQYQPAHGRNQSIQIYLPTRTAQVLATMPTG